TATTCTATGTAAATTTATAGTTAGGCGCTGCATTTGAACACCAAATGCTGTAAGGGCGAGTGGCTAGGACCGTAGCACTAAATCTGGAGGTCGGGTGTTCGATCCTGCTTTGGTcctttttttttttacttttttctaGTAAAAGAAAAAACTCAGGAAGGACGTGTGGatggttttaaaaaaaaaaaaaaaactcggGAGCGACGTACGAAATCTGTGACTCGACTTACGAACCCACGCTAGACCAAAAAAGTGGAGAAACAATCCTCCCTTTAATATTAGGTAAAGATGAGACCAGCCGGACATGCGCAAGTAACCACATTGCTGAAATTTTGTTCTCTAAAGATCAACAAATTTTTATGATCGTTACTAGGGTGATACTATTACTTTCCATGTTTGATCCATGCTTGTGCTGTTGTTTGATCCTGTAATATGCGGCTATTTTGGATGCTGCTCTTCAGGTTTCCAAAATTCATGTTTCTCTTAATGCACCGGAAAACACCAAAATCATTGGCCATACTGAAACCTAAAACCAAATGGCGCAAATCAAAATAAATATGCTTCTTTTCTGCTAGTTAGTTTGATAACCTTGTTGTGTGGATGTCTGCTTACAATCTTGCTATGATCAAATGTCATGTAGGCACTATGAAAGAACATAACAACGCCTCCCTTTGGCCCTGATGGCGTGCCGGAACACCTGGAACCAAAGCACTTTCCCGATACGGGCTGGTGGACAACGTACAATAACGTCAGATCAGGCATGAGTAGGACGACCGTCGTGCTCATCACACCCTGGATGGTTCGATCTCAAGGGGGCTGGCTATGGTGCACCAAGTTTTGGGCGGTGATGTCATAGTCTTCTAGATTGGGCCCCTCCCCATTGCAGCGGCTGAATTGGATAAGCGGTAACCCTAAAAAATAATAGTTGCGCCCACCTTTCGTGCCCCATAATTATGGACAGGTTTTAATAGTGGTTTGCATGCCATGTTTTTTTTACGTATTGAGGGGATTAATCAATGGCAAAACTGGCATGCAATGTGAAGCTGAACGAAGCGGGGTGGGGTGGGGTGAGCGGAAGTGGGAGGTCGAACAAAACTAAGCGACGAAAGACGGGAGATGGATCCTTACTTTTTTAGGTAGGTACTACCTTTGTCCTAGTTTATTAGTCCTTATTGTATTTTATGCCAAactttgaccatagatttaacttaCAAAATGTTCATGCATATCATCGAAAATTATaccattgaaaactatgttcaaatatgaatttaACGATATAATTTTTTTTGACATGCAGTAATATTTTGTAAGTTACATTTTTAGTTAAATTTTGGCACAAATTACAAAAGAGACAAATAAATCAGGACGGAGGTTTTTTTAAGCATAACCTGGAGGTAGTAGTAGACAAGAGATAATTTCACTAAACTCTACGAGGAGCGTTGATCAGCTCATCCGACGGCCACAAATCCTTGAAGGCTGAATTGGTTAATCATCGGAAGCAGAAACAGGGACCGAACGATCCCCTTCCCGGACACGACGCCCCTATCGCTCGCTGCTTCCCGTGCCGCGTGTCAGCGTGCGCAAAGCTCAccctcatcgccgccgccaccgccgccgccgctcaaCCCCATCCCGCCGGCCCGCCCTGCTCCATGGCCGCCAAGTGGGCCCAGAAGACCGTCGTCATCCCTGCCCAGCGCCGCGGCTGCCACCTCATCACCCCCAAGGTTTATTCGCCCTCAATCTCACCCGAGCCGCTCCTCGCCTCACCGCCTCGTTCGCAAAATCCAGGGCTTCATCCTTTTGCTGATCGCGATTCTATTGTTGTTATGTCGAGCGTTGCAGGTTTTGAGGGAGATTGAGGGAGATCTCTCCGGGTTCAAGTGCGGCTTGGCGCATCTGTTCCGTATGTACAGATAAACCTACCTGAATCAACTTGTGATCTGTTCCTTCTCATCTAGAGACTTCAGCTTCCAACAAGCTTTATTATGCTAGACGGTTTTCTATGTAGAAAGCGAGGTTTCTCTTAAAGAAGGAAATAGAAATATATGTGATGGAAATTTGCTGAACTGGGCTTCAGTAGCTTGGTCAAATTTACTAACCTTGAGGTTTTGTGCTTACTACAATGCTAATAAGATTATGTTAGCTTGTATGGCATGGTTACGTGTTTTTTGGGCCTTAGGGAGGGTTTCTGGTATGTTGCACTCTAAAAAGGGTGCGTGTACAGTATTTAGGGAAGGCAAGCTATGCGTGTTTGTCGAGAACTGTATCGAGGTCTCTTGTTTTGATCCTATATGAGGAAATCAAGTATAGTGTTTGTGTGATGTCTTACAGTGATTGTGTATCTGACAAGTTGGAGCTTTTACATGGCTTACATCATTTGGCATTGTTTCGTTTTGAATAACTTTATGGAAGCTCATTATCAATAAATAGCACTATAAGAAAACGGAGCATGATAACTAAACCAAAAGTGAGCACGGGAGCAAGACATCAGGAGTGAAACTTTACTGTAGACAGGTGAAACTAAAAATATCGAATTGTCACCAATTAAGCATGTAGAGAACGATGCAATTTTTTTTATATGCATGTGCATAAGCTGATAACCATGTAGAGCACACTCAGGTATTTTGGTACTAATTAAATTCCTTCGCTCTGCAGTGCAGCACACAAGTGCTTCCCTGACCATCAATGAGAACTATGACTCTGATGTACAGGCTGACACCGAAACATTCCTTAACAAAATTGTTCCAGAGGTCAGTGCTCTGATTTTTGTTCTTGTCTTACTCCAAAGTGTGATCACTTACGTGTTGCTTCACTATGTGTTGATTATTGTCAGGGCCGCTCTGCTCCTTGGAAGCATACTATGGAAGGTTAGTATTATTATGTGTTTGGGTTTAGCTAAACCAGCAGAGTATGCTGCACTTAAATTACAGTGGCATGGCGGTGATTTGATTAGTGGAGACCGTACTAGTCCCCTTATTGCATTCCATAATACTTCAGTTCTAATTCCAGGACCGGATGACATGCCAGCACATATTAAATCATCAATGTTTGGTTGTGCTCTGGCGTATGTGCTTGCTACCTTCCTTTTTCTCCCATTTCATTTCTCTTCtactttttctaaaaaaaataatAAGCTGTATTCTTGCTCTAAATTTCTCCAGAATTCCTATAACTGATGGACATCTCAACCTGGGCACTTGGCAGGTAAGAAAAAATATGTATACATGTTCCAGAAATCATCTCTTACTATCTGGCCATTTCAGCCTTTGCTCATTAGTATATCATCATGGCTGTTTTGTTGTCCCCTGTCAATCCTTAATACTCTCTTTATTGTTGGATATACCACAAGCATGACTGGATTGCTTGCGTAGAATTCCCAGATGGTGAATGGAAAGTTATGAAATTACAAGCAGTATTGTATAGGAGGTTCATGTCGACTATGCTTCGACTGGATTCAAAATCGTTTTCTAAGACCATACTTAGTACGGACAAGCACCTTTGGGGTACATTATATAGTATCTGATGTTCAAGCTTAGTCTCAGTAATAACATCAATAGTAGTTGAAACCCTGGGAAGCGAACTGAACAGAAGAATCCATACTTATTGCAGATTACACGTTTTGTTTTGGGATTGCAAAATCTCACCTGAACATCCTTTTTTCAGGGTATATGGCTGTGCGAACATCGTGATCATGCCAGCGCTCGTAAAATCGTGGTCACCCTCAACGGAATCTAAAGGGAGTATTAGAAACCTGGAGAAAGGAGGAATGCTGGCCGGCTTTAAGCACCGGCATGGAAAATCAGGACCTGAGAGCTTTGAACATGTTGTGTACGGGTCGTCGGTCTTGTATGTATGAATGAGTAGTGCAAAATTTCAATAAATTGGGAGCCAACATGAGTGTTCAAAAGATGGGCGTACCCTACCCAGTTGTTTGAATAGAACATAAGAGTTTCTCGTCCATGTAGCTGAAGAAATCTGTCTTTTTTCATTATAATATGAATGAAGAAAGAAACATGCCTTGCAAATGCGGTGACATTTCAGATTGTTTAATTTTTTTCCCCCTCGCAGACGGATCAAACTGAACAAGTTGTTGAATTACTAGCCGACTTCCGGCGCTCTGCAACTGAACAAGCGACAACGGAGTGCAGGTGCAACGATGGGGTGGCACCATCCATTTGCAATGCAAGGCCACCGGCACGAACGGGACGCTCGAGCGTACGTCGAGAGAAGCGAGGCAGAAATCGTGGCGGAAGAGTTCACCCCCAAATCCCGATTCCACTCCGAGGAGCCATGGCGGGCGGCGACGccggctcctcgccgccgccctCTTCACTCCGGACGCTGGGTCCCCCCCTGCTCCCTCGCAACCTACCACTACCGGGGGCGCACCCGACCTCTCCGTCGCGTCCGCCTCCCACGCGCCCCCGTCCGGCACCCGCCGCTCCGCGCTCGCGCTCCTCGATGCCACCGCGCGTCTTGGCGCCCACGGGGTGAGAGCCGTTAAGAAGTGTTACCATCCCACTCCCCCTCCCGTTTCAATTCCATGGCATTTTAAGGCAGGGCAGGCGAAAGAGGGGGCGTTATCTGTTTGCCTCCCTGACGCGGATGAGGAACAAGAAAGAAACTCCCGAGCACGAGAGCTATAGCTAGATAGACGGGGCCTCGTCTCTGAATCTAAATTAAGCAAGCACGAGCATGCCAAAGGCCGTCCGTCGTCCTAATTTTAGAGCCCTTTTTCTTCACCTTCGTCTCCGCTCCACAATCTCATATGGGGACATTTTGCGAGCCTTGGCTGGGTGGGGCTGGAGATAGATCGCCGCCTCCTCTAAATTTTATTTCCCGTCGTTTCATGTGAGGTGAGGCGCCGCCCTCctctctgttttttttttctctcAATCAATCAAAACACCGCCCCATTAGTTCGTCGCATATCTTCTTCTTAGCTTGGGATTAGAATTTGAGGCCTGTAATTTTGCATGTCTGGTGAGAGGGTGATTGATCGGGTTTGCCCCCTGCAACTTGTGCAGCTACATTACATTCGTCTTTCCTTGTAGCAGACCCTTCCATCTTCTGTTTCACACTTCAATCACCCTTTTGCATGCTTTTTAATTTAATTCATGGAAAAAATCGAGAGGATCAACCCTTCTGCCTCTTCATTTTATTCTTGTATTATTTTCGAGTGCATACATATATCTCTTGTGTTATTTTCCTTGTAAACAAATCCAAATGATTCTTGCAATTGCTTCTCCGGGGCTCAAGCGTTATGCTTTGCAGGGTGCTCCTCCTGGCTAAATGGGAGGTAGATATCCTCACATGCTTTTGATCCTCATACTCCTTCATGGGGCCAATGCCGCTATAGATGCTCCGGTAGAGAAATGGCAGACTCTGGATGGTAAACATCTTTTATCCCTTTTCTTCTCTTGCTCGACTTTCAATTTTTTCCCCACTCGATCGAGCATTTTGATCTGCCACCACACAGGCCATGTTGGCAAAGTGCTAATCATCCTATCATTGTCCTACAGGTCGTCCTCCTCTAGTCATCGCTCGTGGAGGCTTCTCTGGCTTATTTCCCGAATCAAGCAAGTTTGCGTATGAGTTTGCGATGACAGCTAGCTTGCCTGGAGTCGTTCTGGAGTGTGATCTGCAATTGTCCAGTGACGGTGTGGGCTTCTGCAGAAGTGGCTTAACGCTTGATAAGTCAACACTAATTGCTGAAATGTACCCTAAGAAGGACAAAACGTACAAGCTGGGTTCAGAAGATATTCATGGGTGGTTTGCTGTGGATTTCACCTCAGACGAGCTCATAAATAATGTCACAGGTATGCATGCAAAACTCTTGAACCGTTTGAACTGCAAAGTAAAATATTCTATATTTTATCTGTGCTTCGCGACGATTTGCAATGGTAAAGCATCAAAACTGTTAAACACTCGTCATTTTCTTCCATATTTGGAACACGTAGGTTGGAATTGTATCCTTGCCTCGTTGGAGCTGGTTTGCCATTTGAGCTCTTTTAAGATGTGAGACACGCCGACTTACCTCTTAGGACCTGTAAGAGTAGTATTTAATCCAAGCGGTCCATTGATCAAAGGCAGCTTTGGCTATTCGAGCATTCCACTAGCTTATAGCAAGTTCTTGTTCATGTTAAAACGGGAAGTTGTTTATGGACCTAATTATCCCTTCACAATCAACGATCTTTCATATATGCTAGTAAAGAACTAAAGAGACCAACATTTTTATTTATATTACATGAATGTATTGCAAGAACTATATATCTCAGCATACCTTTTCTCTTGCAACATCCAAAATGTATACAAAAGGGTCATTTTGTTTAATGTGTTTTGATGCTGTTCCTAGGCCATACATCTAGACTAGGATTAATACTCGTAGCATTATCTTAGCACATGTGGCATCCAAAAAGAATATCTGTGATATTATCTTTACATAAcgtgtaccccctccattcccaTGAGTAGGGCGCAAATTTTTTCTCCAATTTTTCCATTGAACAAGGCGCAGGGTGCAGCGTACTCCCATTTCTCCCCAAACTACCCCTACTCTCTCGGTCTTATCTCCCTCAGTTCCAGCGATGTGCTGATCCTCCGCTCCATCTCTCCCCAATGGATAAGCGGTCCCTGCAGTGCTTTTGATCTGCGCATCGTGTGGGACGTGGGGGGCTTGCGAGGCACTGTGTGGGTCTGTGGTACGAGAAGCAAGGTACAACAAGTGAGGATGTCATTAACTAATGCTAGGAGAGATTTTTTTCTCAGGGGTAGCATGGGTCAGTTTCGTCGCTCGAGGACTCTCCTTGGGGTTAGCGAACGAAAAATTACACCGTATTtataggaacggagggagtagcagcTAACACAATATATCAACAATGCAAGGACGGTCAAATGATGTGTGTTAATTAAATCCATCTGTTTCCTTTCATGCTTCGTGCGGTGTATATATACTACCTACTTGAGTTATTGATGTGCACacatattattattattttttggaaagtttccaagTATTAATGGATGTGTTACTAATGGCACATGGACTATTTACATAGTCCGAAGAAAACCTAACACGTTATTTTGCACGGGAGCTAGCTAATCGTGAATCCAAAACTAGAATAGAACCCATTGATTTGCCTTGTTTATTTCCTTATTTATCACCACACCTTAGTGAAGTCCGTATTAACCCTATGGGACCATTAATAGGCTCTTATCTACTAGTATAATGCTAGTCATAGTGGAGCACAAACACCTCTCACCTCattaactacttgccacataAACAAACTTGCCTTGAGGTGCGTTATgttactagctaagttactcccactatggccagcctaaggTAATAATAATATTAGCATCCCCACTGCCCCCACTAGTTCACACAGAACTAACGGCTCATATCAGTTTGGGTGTACCTTGAAATTCCTCTTTTCGTTTAGCTTCTGAAACTTTTGTTGTTGCGGAATATTGACGTGTCCTGTTGCTTGATCGTTCCTCAGTGATCCAAACTATTTTTTCTCGCCCAAGCACATTTGATGCCATAATGGGAATGTATACGCTTGATGATATGGCTGGACTCCACCCGCAACAAATTTGGGTTAATGTGGAGGTAAATGGGATTTCACTAATATTCAGAAGTTCACCAAGGCTCCCATATTACTGCACTATGTTTTCTATCTAATAAAGTTCATGTTTCCTTTTGCAGTTCGATGGTTTTTATAGGGATCACAATTTAGATATCGAAGATTACCTATTAAAATTACCAAAAGATTATCCTATTGCCTACATATCCTCGCCAGATATTTCATTCTTGAAAAGTATTGGTGGAAAGCTTAAGGGCAGGGCTAAGCTAATTTTGCGGTGTCTCGCTGATAATGTTACCGAGACAAGCGTCAAGAAATCATATGGAGAAATATTGAAAGATCTGAAATCCGTCAAGGCTTTTGCATCAGGAATTATGGTCCCCAGGAATTATGTTTGGCCAGTGAATAACAATCTGTACTTGCTCCCACCTACCAGTCTGGTCAAAGATGCACATGCCCTAGGGCTGGAAGTGCATGTAGGATCGTTTGCCAATGATATCCTTACGAGTTACAACTACAGCTATGATCCTGCTGCGGAATACTTGCAGTTCATAAACAACCCAGACTTCACTGTAGATGGTTTGATGACTGACTTCCCGCCCACTGCATCAGGAGCTGTCGGTAAGCACTGCGAACTATTCCATGTTGAAAAAGCCAAGTGCATATTTGGTTGATGCCTAGCATTGCCACAACTAACCATAGGGGTTGTCACAACAGGTTAATTATCACATTACGCATGATAGGAACATACTGATTACGCATAATTTCTCATCTTTTATTTGTTCCTTGATAACATCTTGAGGATCTTTGCAGCGTGCTTGGCACATAATGAAGCAAATGCTCTTGCTTCAAGTAagctgttttttttcttttctttatatgtCGCAGTATGCACTTTGTTAACTCATCATCATCCTACGATTGACTAATTTCTCTATTCAATTAGATGGAGAGAGGCCACTCATTATAACGCACAATGGCGCAAGTGGCGTGTACGCAGGCTGCACGGACCTTGCCTACCAACAAGCAGTGAAAGATGGTGCCGACATAATAGATTGCTCGGTTCGGATGTCAAAAGACGGTGTGGCCTTTTGCCTGGGCTCTGCAGATCTCATTGCCAGCACGACGGCAGCAACCACTTTCATGACAAAAGTTGTTACCATCAGTGAAATACAGAATAAATCAGGCATTTTCTCGTTTGATCTTTCATGGAGCGAGATCCAAACCTTGAAACGTAAAGAACAGAACAGTTAAATTATTTCTTCATGTATTCTCTCTTTCTCATGCACTAACATCTTGTTTTTTTGTTCATCTGATCAGCCGAGCTTACTGGTCCATTTGCTCAGGCAGGCCTGAAAAGAAATCCTGCAGCGAAGAATGCTGGCAAATTCTTTACTTTGCCCGAATTCCTTCACTTTGCCAAAAGTAGCAATGTCTCTGGTATACTGATCGAGATAGAGGTAGCATATCCTTTTCATTGAAGTTACTATTTGCTCATGTTATCCCCGTAATTCTGTTGAACTGAACATTCTTGGCTGAGAGCAGGATGCTCCATACCTTGCAACCAGAGGTCTTGGCCTGGTAGATGCAGTCTCCGGTGCACTGGTCAATGCCAGCTACGACAAGGAGAGCAAGCAGCAAGTGTTCATTGAGTCAGACGACTCCTCCGTACTTTCAGCGTTCAAGAAGTTCCCATCGTTTAAGCGGGTTCTCACTGTTGGCACCATAATAAGTGATGCTTCCAAGCCTTCAGTGGATGAGATCAAGGAGTTTGCGCATGTAGTGATGGTGACCCGCGGTTCGCTCGTGAAGGTCAATGGCTTCTTCCTGACAGGGTTCACTAATTTGGTGGAGAATCTGCACGCTGCAAACTTATCGGTGCACGTCGGTCCGCTCAAGAATGAGTTCACCAACTTTGGGTTCGACTACTTTGCTGATCCGATGGTCGAGATCGCTACATACTCTGCAGCATTGGTCGTCGATGGAATTGTGACCGAGTTCCCTGCCACTGCAACTACATACTTCAGTAAGTACCTGTTTGACGCTATGCACATTGAACAGTTTCAGATTGCAGCTACACGAAAGAGCTTCTCAGCTCAAGCAATCCCAGCACCAACTTTTGTGAAGACCGCATCGGAGCATTACTTCCACTAGTTGCCAGAGTAACAGTCCTTGTCTCTTGTCTGAATGAATTGCAGGGAGCCCATGCAGTGATCCGACGAAGAACCTGACCTACACAATCATGGCTGCAGCACCCGGTGCTCTGGTGAGCATGGTCCCCCCAGGCGCGCTGCCCCCGGCGCTCCCCCCAGCACCCTTGCTGGAACCCGCCGATGTTATCGACCCGCCGCTGCCGCCTGTGTCGGTGAGCAGCCCTCCGGAGGCTGCACCGAAAGTAGCTGACAGCAGCTCCTCTCCACCCAGCTCCAGTGCCGGCAGTAGCTTCCTGGTAGCAACTGGCATTGCTGCCTTCTTGTACTCGGGCTGCCATTGATCATCTCTTGCTGAGTGGCATTGTACTACCACATGATATCCTCTATGTTTCCTCCTCCTCACACCCTGAACTGTTCTGTAACATATTGCTGTTTAAAGTAGATACTTCCTCACCAACCTGCACATAATTACACACCTTCAGAAAGTTTCACCCCATGCATGCTTGAATCTGAACCCTCAAATGTTTAGGGAACTGTGTTTCTACTCCCTCTCTTCGAGGCACTGGAATTTACCACCTTCTGAAGTAAAAACAGCAAACAAAACAGTTCAAATTAAATAAACTAAATAATCAATTTAGTTTTTTTGAATGAATCAAACACATAATAAGAAAAGAAAATTATAGACTTGAAAGTTTCACAATGATCATGGCATTGGCATATGCCATTCGCACGCATCATCATCCTCCAGCGACCAACCTGCTTTGGCGCCACACAAAACATACGCCGATAGCCTGGTCCTGACGCGcgacgccgccaccgccaccgcatCCTCTCAGACGCATGGCGACGGTCCACGCGCGCTTGGGCTGCcttccgccaccgcctcctcctcgactcccccgccgccgcgccaccttCTCCTCCGGTTCCCGCCGGTCCGCCGCGGCTCGCAGTCGCGTTACGAGGTcgggttctcctcctcctcctggagCTCCCTCTGATAGTAGAGGATCGGGGTTCGAGGGTGGCGTTTTTAATCAGTAGGCGTTTGTTGCAGGCGGCCTAAGATTTCTGCCGCCTGGACGAATTTGGAGCAACCACTGCTAGAAGAAACGACGCTTTCTTACCAATAGCTTGACTCATCGCTGTAGCCTCTGTAGATTAGATTAGATGTTCCCAGGTCAAGTCTCATATGTTCCTCACCGAATTTAACAATCTGTGGGTTTTCTGCCGTCATCTTTTGTAGATTTAGGGCTCAGTTTTCTTACAGAAGGGTGTGCTTTGGGGGAAACTGCTAGGTTAGATGTCTGAAACTTCTTTCCTGCAAACATAAACAGTTTGCGCAGGGCGTCCCGTTTGGGTCCATGGACTGCGCAGGCGATGTCTGGGGCAGAACCTTCTGCTGGTGGCGGCGAAGCGGGTGAGATCATCGAGGCGGTGGAAGTGGAACCTAGCAATGCTGGCGCTTCCTTGCTTGCAAAAGTGGCAGTTGCACTGGGTATTGCAGTGACGGTCACCGCGATATCGATTTTCATGAAGCAACCTTCGTCCGGTACTTCTTTCAGCCTGCCACAGATTATTGATGCTTCTGCGCAGTCAGAGGCTGTCAGATATACATTTTCTCAGTTCGGGAAGAAGGTCATCATTCCGGAATATACGCCAGGGTATGTGCATTTGGCCATCTTTTTGTTTCCTTGATGCTAAATATTGTGTTGTTATTCTAGTAGCAAATAGATGCTGAAGTAAAAATATTTATTGTTGAAACGTATTCATGAATCACTTTCAGTCTGTGAGATGTCAGATCTATTAATTCATGAATGATGATTGAATTGAACACTACGTACAATGGTTGCAATAGCTTTTGAGTTGACTCTGTAACCTCCAAGCATCATTCCCTTTTTATCATTGCAAAATTTAGAATTGTTTATACAACTTAGCTTTGTTTCCCTCCTAATTTGTTATTGAAACTTCTGTAAGTATTTTGAGTTTGCTATCTTTTTTCCAGGTGGGTCTACTTCTGGTTGCTCATGGCTGCTGGATTTGGACTGTTTGTTAGTGAAGAAGCTTTAAACGTTTGGGTCTGTCCTCTGTACTGGTACCTAAGACTATGCTCATCTAGTATTCCAACTCTATTTCGCATATGCACAAATTTATACCTGTTCACACTTCATAGTGGTTTCATTGTTGATAATTGTCTTGACTTCTTCATGATGCAGGTTGGGATCTCGTTAGCACGCACCCTTTGTTTGGATGGAACTTGGCAATCTCTTGTTAACTCGTTCTCGACGAATGCATCTTATATAATTTCTACGGTGTTGTGGGTTTACTGGTATGCCCATCCTCTGTCCTCTGTTTATAGACCATTTCGTCAGAAGATAGTACAAAATAGACTAATAGAAATTATTGTCCTAAACTATCCTTTCGTGCAGGGGTGTTTGTATCAGCGATATGGTTCCATTCTATCTTGGTAAGCTTTTTAGACAAACAAGAGCATCCGAAGACATATACAGCAAGGTTAGACAAGTATTTATCAATCACTGACGTAAACCTTTTGTGCATTATAGTGAGATCTAACTACAGTTCTTTTTTGTAGCTTGGAATTAGCAAGGATAAAGCCCTGACTGTATCTCGTGCTATACAAAAGTACGGGAACCTGATTGGCTTTGGTATGCATCTGAACTAGCAGTTTCACAATCATTATTTAGCTTTGGGTAAACAGCGCGCATGTTGGAACTCCACAAAATGCACAGACAATTGTTTTAGCAGTTTAAGTCATCATTATCTGTTCCTTTTACTGCAGTTGAACGGTTTTCAATCGGCGTAAGGAATCCGACAGGATTTCTGGCAGGCGCAGTAGTTAGTCATTCAGGCTTCACTCTCCTTTCCAGTTTTCAACGAATATACTCccccgtcccaaaataagtgactcaactttgcaCTATTGGCAACTAATATTATTGGTACAAaattgagtcacttattttgggacggagagaGTACTGGTCAATGCTTTGTCGCTGACATTATTGGTAACTAACTATAAACAGGGCGTATCAGCAGACTGTTATTTCGCTGGAGTTTGTTGCGGCTGTCTATTTACTCTTCCTATCCAGGTAAAGTGACATTAACCCCATTATTTAGTTTCAGAACCGTTGTCTGTTACGTTCTGTAAGTTACCAAGTGGCCACTTTGGTATGGACATTTGATTTATCATCACTAGAACTTGCCACATATCAATGGATAAGGACCTGTCAATCCTTACTCATGGCATTCAAGATGTTTCACTGCAGTTAGCGGTCGGATTTCTTCTCAGAGAACGCCCCGTCGTGGCACTCGCGAGCGTTGCAGCTGCCGTGGTACATGTTCCGCTCCCCCAACACCACCCCCCACAGTTCAATTTCTCCTTCTCCGCAATCCCACTAATCCAAATTATGCTTCCTTAGGGCATCTGGACTGTGTTCCCTTACGCGGCAGCGGCGTGCACGGCTTTGTTCCTCTACCTCCGACGACGCAGGCCCAGCAGCTGACTGCAGTGATCCCTTCTGCAAAAGTTCATGGTGCATGCCACCCAC
The sequence above is a segment of the Aegilops tauschii subsp. strangulata cultivar AL8/78 chromosome 6, Aet v6.0, whole genome shotgun sequence genome. Coding sequences within it:
- the LOC109761198 gene encoding uncharacterized protein, whose product is MATVHARLGCLPPPPPPRLPRRRATFSSGSRRSAAARSRVTSLRRASRLGPWTAQAMSGAEPSAGGGEAGEIIEAVEVEPSNAGASLLAKVAVALGIAVTVTAISIFMKQPSSGTSFSLPQIIDASAQSEAVRYTFSQFGKKVIIPEYTPGWVYFWLLMAAGFGLFVSEEALNVWVGISLARTLCLDGTWQSLVNSFSTNASYIISTVLWVYWGVCISDMVPFYLGKLFRQTRASEDIYSKLGISKDKALTVSRAIQKYGNLIGFVERFSIGVRNPTGFLAGAVGVSADCYFAGVCCGCLFTLPIQLAVGFLLRERPVVALASVAAAVGIWTVFPYAAAACTALFLYLRRRRPSS
- the LOC109761199 gene encoding uncharacterized protein isoform X1; translated protein: MAAKWAQKTVVIPAQRRGCHLITPKVLREIEGDLSGFKCGLAHLFLQHTSASLTINENYDSDVQADTETFLNKIVPEVSALIFVLVLLQSVITYVLLHYVLIIVRAALLLGSILWKDRMTCQHILNHQCLVVLWRMCLLPSFFSHFISLLLFLKKIISCILALNFSRIPITDGHLNLGTWQGIWLCEHRDHASARKIVVTLNGI
- the LOC109761199 gene encoding uncharacterized protein isoform X2; the protein is MAAKWAQKTVVIPAQRRGCHLITPKVLREIEGDLSGFKCGLAHLFLQHTSASLTINENYDSDVQADTETFLNKIVPEGRSAPWKHTMEGPDDMPAHIKSSMFGCALAIPITDGHLNLGTWQGIWLCEHRDHASARKIVVTLNGI
- the LOC109761197 gene encoding glycerophosphodiester phosphodiesterase GDPDL7; the protein is MGGRYPHMLLILILLHGANAAIDAPVEKWQTLDGRPPLVIARGGFSGLFPESSKFAYEFAMTASLPGVVLECDLQLSSDGVGFCRSGLTLDKSTLIAEMYPKKDKTYKLGSEDIHGWFAVDFTSDELINNVTVIQTIFSRPSTFDAIMGMYTLDDMAGLHPQQIWVNVEFDGFYRDHNLDIEDYLLKLPKDYPIAYISSPDISFLKSIGGKLKGRAKLILRCLADNVTETSVKKSYGEILKDLKSVKAFASGIMVPRNYVWPVNNNLYLLPPTSLVKDAHALGLEVHVGSFANDILTSYNYSYDPAAEYLQFINNPDFTVDGLMTDFPPTASGAVACLAHNEANALASNGERPLIITHNGASGVYAGCTDLAYQQAVKDGADIIDCSVRMSKDGVAFCLGSADLIASTTAATTFMTKVVTISEIQNKSGIFSFDLSWSEIQTLKPELTGPFAQAGLKRNPAAKNAGKFFTLPEFLHFAKSSNVSGILIEIEDAPYLATRGLGLVDAVSGALVNASYDKESKQQVFIESDDSSVLSAFKKFPSFKRVLTVGTIISDASKPSVDEIKEFAHVVMVTRGSLVKVNGFFLTGFTNLVENLHAANLSVHVGPLKNEFTNFGFDYFADPMVEIATYSAALVVDGIVTEFPATATTYFRSPCSDPTKNLTYTIMAAAPGALVSMVPPGALPPALPPAPLLEPADVIDPPLPPVSVSSPPEAAPKVADSSSSPPSSSAGSSFLVATGIAAFLYSGCH